The nucleotide sequence TCGCCCAGGGATCGACCCACGGAGGCGTGAACTCCAGCGGCGGCCCCCAGCCGAAGAGCAGCACGAGGAACAGGTTGCAGAGGATCCCGACCCAGAACGACGGAATCGCGAGCCCGCCGATGCTCACGACGCGGACGGCATAGTCTACCCAGGTGTCCTGCCGGACGGCCGCGAGCATGCCCAGGGGAATCGCGATCACCACCGAAACCAGCGTCGCGAGGAGCGCCACCTCGAGGGAGAGGGGCAGCCGGATGGCCAGCTCCTCGACGACCGGCTGCCCCGTCCAGAGCGAGTTGCCGAAGTCGAAGCGCAGCACCCCCCAGAGCCACGTCCCGAACTGCACGATCAGCGGCTGGTCCAATCCGAGCTGCCGCCGCACGGCGGCGAGCTGCTTCTCGTCGATGTCGGCGCCGGTGTCCCCGCCCAGGATCAGGAGGGCCACGTCCCCGGGGATCACGCGCATGATCAGGAACACGATGGTGGCCACGCCGAGCATCGTGGGGACGACGAGCAGGAGCCGCTTCGCGATGTACGTGCGCATGCCGCGGTCGCCCTCGCCCGGCTCAGTCCTCCGCGAGCCAGACGTCCTGGAGCTTCTGGTTCGAGTAATGGCTGGGCGCGGCGACCCAGTTCTTCACCTTCGACCAGTGCACGATGCTCCGCACCCACCAGAGGCCGTGCGCGAAGTACGCCTTCTCGAACACGAGCCGCTCGAACTGGTTCACGAGCTTCTTGCGCTCGGCCGGGTCGAGCGTCCGCGACTCCCGCTCGTAGAGGTCGTCGAGCTGGGGGTCGGCGATCTGGCTCCAGTTCGTCAGCGGGCTGCCGCTGATGAAGTCCGCCAGCGTCAGGTCGGGCTCGTCCATGAAGTCGACGTGGGGATCGACGATCGCCTCGAAGTTCCTCGTCACCCGGCCGGTGTCGAACCACGCGGCCGTCTCCACCGGCCGGTTCTCCACCTCCACGCCGATCTTCTTCCACTCCTGGATGAAGAACACCGCGAAGTCCTGGTACGGGAGCTTCACGTTGCGGTTCACCATGACGAACTTGAGGCCGTTGGGGTAGCCCGCCTCGGCGAGCAGCCGCTTGGCCTCGGCCCGGCTCTTCTCGATGTCCCGCCCGAAGCCCGGGAGCTTCTCGAGCTCGGCCGGCGACATCGCCCACTGCGTCCCCGGCCGCACGAGCCCGCCGACGTCTCGGAGCCCCGTGAGGGGGAAGAGTACCTTGCCCATCGCGTACCTGTCGATAGCGAGCGTGAGGGCCTTGCGCACGCGCTCGTCGTCGAAGGGCTTGACCTTGTGGTTGAACGAGACCGCCCACCAGCCGGGCGTGGGCGCGTCCTGGACGACGACCTTGTCGCCGAGCTGCCGCTTGATCGCCTCGACCTCCGACCCCGGCAGGCCGCGGAACTCGGTGTGCGCGCGGCCGGAGCGGAGAGCGGCGGCGCGCTCCGACGTCTCGGGGCTGATGTAGAACTTGTAGCCGTCGAGATAGGGGAGGTCCTTGATGAAGTAGTCGGGGTTGCGCTCCCCCTCGAACGTCGAGCCCCGCACGTAGCTCTTGAACTTGAACGGGCCCGACCCGACCACGTTCTTCCTGAAGTAGTTCGGGTCCTTGTCCAGGTACTTCTTGGGGAAGATCACGTTCCAGGGCGAGGCCAGGTTGGCCAGGAACGCCGCCGAGGGGTGCTTGAGCCGGAAGACCACGGTGGAGGGGTCGGGGGCCTCGATCGCCTTGACCGCTTTGTAGTGCGCCTTCCGGATGCTCCGGGTCCCCTCCGGCGGGAAGACGATCTTGTCGTAGCTCGCCTTGACATCGGCCGACGTCAGCAGCGAGCCGTCGTGGAACCTGACCCCCTGCCGGATCTTGAACGTATAGGTCAGCCCGTCCGGCGAGATCTTCCACTCGGTGCCCACGTCTCCGATGATCCTGGACGAGTCCAGCGGGTCAAACTGGAGCAGCGTGCTGTAGAGCGGCGCCACCAGCTGGATGTTGGCGAAGGTGCTCTCCTGGTGCGGGTCGAGGCTCGGCGCATCGGCCCCGATGGCGGCCAGGAGGATGCCGCCCCGGCGCGGCGTCTCCGCTGCCTGGACCGTAGCTCGGGTCGCAACGACCCCCGAGGCGACCAGGACGACGAGCAGAACGATCGTGACGAGCGTCCCTTGACGTCGGATTTGTGGTGACATCTGACACCTCCCGCACACATGGGACGTCGGAGAGTGAAGGAACATCGAACCCGCTTCGAGGGGTCTGGGAGGACTTGGGATTCGAGCCATGCACACTCCCCGGGCCTTGGACTTCGCCCGCCGGCTTCGGGAGGGCCGACCTGCGCCAACGTGAGCCGGGCCGCCTCCGGGCGGCCGAAAGGGGCGTGGGCGGGCCGCACGCTCGACGCGGCGGAACGCTATCATGGGCGAGGCGCACGTGTCAACCGGCTCTGCTCGTGCAGCATTCAGGGCGCCCCGGCCCGTGCCCCGTAGCGGTGGTAGCAGCGCACGGCATTGTCCCAGAAGAGCTTGCGTTTGACCGTCTCGGAGAGCGAGGTCCAGCCCAGGACCACCTCGACGGACTTCGGGAACCAGCTCTCCGAGTGCGGGTAGTCGGTCGCGAACATCAACGTCTCTTCGCCCAGGGCGGCGATGGCGTGGCGCAGCGAGAGCTCGCCCTCGTGGATCTGGATGCTCTGGAAGTACTGGGGCCCGCGCACATACTCGCTGGGCTTCTGCTTGAGGGGCGGGAGCGCGTGCCGGCACATCTCGGCCAGCTCGTCGAGGCGGGCGGCCCAGGACGGAAGCCAGCCATGCCCACACTCCAGTGGGGCCAGGCGTAACTCCGGGTAGCGGTCCAGGACCCCGGCGCCGATCAGCGCCGCCATGTTGCGCTGGGCATTCCACACATGGCCGGCGGAGCGCTGCAGGAACACGTTGTCCCAGGTATCCCACACGCCGGGGGGATAGGGGACCGTCATGGTGAAGGTGTGAATGATCACGGTAAGGTCGTACTCCTGCGCCGCCGTCCAGATGGGCTCCCAGTCGGGATCGTCCAGCGACATGTCGGGGGGGCAGATCGGGAAGATGCCGACCG is from Candidatus Rokuibacteriota bacterium and encodes:
- a CDS encoding amidohydrolase; the protein is MARAGYRIFDADTHIIEPVEPIEAYLSAADRAKLAALGPAVGRAPAKGGMSRYQVGKRPALNRRLGSRERVEPPSAVTRGLKHGGTPWDVRWQGPPFPSDRVSFDPHARVRDMDIEGIDVDMILPSGGVPAFCALDDVALELAMYEAYHRFLADYCAPYPERLTSAILVSGRDVAASVAEVRRCGREDWPVGIFPICPPDMSLDDPDWEPIWTAAQEYDLTVIIHTFTMTVPYPPGVWDTWDNVFLQRSAGHVWNAQRNMAALIGAGVLDRYPELRLAPLECGHGWLPSWAARLDELAEMCRHALPPLKQKPSEYVRGPQYFQSIQIHEGELSLRHAIAALGEETLMFATDYPHSESWFPKSVEVVLGWTSLSETVKRKLFWDNAVRCYHRYGARAGAP
- a CDS encoding ABC transporter substrate-binding protein; translated protein: MSPQIRRQGTLVTIVLLVVLVASGVVATRATVQAAETPRRGGILLAAIGADAPSLDPHQESTFANIQLVAPLYSTLLQFDPLDSSRIIGDVGTEWKISPDGLTYTFKIRQGVRFHDGSLLTSADVKASYDKIVFPPEGTRSIRKAHYKAVKAIEAPDPSTVVFRLKHPSAAFLANLASPWNVIFPKKYLDKDPNYFRKNVVGSGPFKFKSYVRGSTFEGERNPDYFIKDLPYLDGYKFYISPETSERAAALRSGRAHTEFRGLPGSEVEAIKRQLGDKVVVQDAPTPGWWAVSFNHKVKPFDDERVRKALTLAIDRYAMGKVLFPLTGLRDVGGLVRPGTQWAMSPAELEKLPGFGRDIEKSRAEAKRLLAEAGYPNGLKFVMVNRNVKLPYQDFAVFFIQEWKKIGVEVENRPVETAAWFDTGRVTRNFEAIVDPHVDFMDEPDLTLADFISGSPLTNWSQIADPQLDDLYERESRTLDPAERKKLVNQFERLVFEKAYFAHGLWWVRSIVHWSKVKNWVAAPSHYSNQKLQDVWLAED
- a CDS encoding ABC transporter permease, encoding MRTYIAKRLLLVVPTMLGVATIVFLIMRVIPGDVALLILGGDTGADIDEKQLAAVRRQLGLDQPLIVQFGTWLWGVLRFDFGNSLWTGQPVVEELAIRLPLSLEVALLATLVSVVIAIPLGMLAAVRQDTWVDYAVRVVSIGGLAIPSFWVGILCNLFLVLLFGWGPPLEFTPPWVDPWA